From Camelus dromedarius isolate mCamDro1 chromosome X, mCamDro1.pat, whole genome shotgun sequence, one genomic window encodes:
- the LOC105102088 gene encoding protein BEX2, producing MASKEEQMLKNINMENTNEENEKTDEKEQDANKGEPLALPLKAGEYRVPRGNRRRFRVRQPILQYRWDMTQRVGEPQARMREENMERIGEEVRQLMEKLREKQLSHSLRAVSTDPPHHDHHDEFCLMP from the coding sequence ATGGCGTCCAAAGAGGAACAGATGCTGAAAAATATTAACATGGAAAACAccaatgaggaaaatgaaaaaacagatgaaaaggaACAAGATGCTAATAAAGGAGAGCCATTGGCCCTCCCTTTGAAAGCTGGTGAATATCGTGTACCTAGAGGAAATCGTAGGCGGTTCCGTGTTAGGCAGCCCATCCTGCAGTATAGATGGGACAtgactcagagggttggagagcCACAGGCAAGGATGAGAGAAGAGAATATGGAGAGGATTGGGGAGGAGGTGAGACAGCTGATGGAAAAGCTGAGGGAAAAGCAGTTGAGTCATAGTCTGAGGGCAGTTAGCACTGATCCCCCTCACCATGACCATCATGATGAGTTTTGCCTTATGCCTTGA